The following proteins come from a genomic window of Nostoc sp. ATCC 53789:
- a CDS encoding PAS domain S-box protein — protein sequence MMLKVSEKFLIIRSWLLTYGVMILAVIAALLVTQLLLPVFDPSVFTLFYAAVAVSAWYGGMILGVLAIALSVTTALYFLLEPVYSFDFLSLNVLVQLTTFSLVSFLITALSSELRTARRKAETSLKLLQNSEMRFSRLAESNIIGVIVTDIKNGSIIEANDAFLKMVGYTREDLAANQMNWREITPPEYLLLSERSVEELRTTGVCKPFEKEYICKDGTRVCVLLGSVLVEDNEETVIGFVVDLSERKQAEQILREKEERLRLANERFQLAASAVNCLIYDWNVEQDTVERTDGLTRILGYSLDIAEPTGNWWRELVHPEDLQRVQEESAIALANCDRYTAEYRIRNQDNQYVYVLDQGIVVQRDADGKAVRIIGSTTDISDVYDELRLRKQAEKAVQESEERLRSFVKANIVGIIFGDVNGSITEANDEFLRIVGYSQADIQAGRLKWSDITPPEYQYLDELAIAEATVKGTCTPYEKECIRKDGSIVPVVVGYSLLGESGQKSVAFILDISDLKQAKKALSQSQEQFQAFMDNIPAAAWITNADGRILYLSPTYLTIFDVATKKAINKNIFDLYPAQIAQPLLDNIRIVAQTNQVVETIESAPRTDGTLGEFLVYKFPIANATGQRLVGGVAVDITERERILRERQLAELALQERSERLKLLSETTSDLLSTERPLDLMNSLFNKLSAQMDLHFYFHYLIETHENQQKLRLVAWNGITDEVFQAIEYLEFNQGMCGLIAQERRQIVVNNVLNSTHPNAHILKSLEITAYAGQPLIAQGKLLGVLSFASRTRTHFTSGEIALLQATSDQIAVALERAELMTSLQRRKEELIQANRIKDEFLAVLSHELRTPLNPILGWSKLLQTKKYDEATTTRALETIERNAKLQTQLIEDLLDVSRILQGKLSLNIAPVNLETAIASAIETVRLAAQAKSINLQFTILDFPAEHYANDFGLENSHGNLESIDFNSQIQVALPASQRCDSKFLVTGDSGRLQQVIWNLLSNAIKFTPQGGEVEISLQSVGSQVQLRVSDTGKGISPDFLPFVFDYFRQADGATTRKFGGLGLGLAIVRHIVELHGGTVKAESLGEEQGATFTVMLPTIKIHPDSHQIRIQPDDLPNLNGVKVLLVDDERDTRELIAFILEQSGAVVNQTASAVEALQTMPQFQPNLLLSDIGMPEIDGYMLMRQIRAMSPEQGGTIPAIALTAYAGEADYQQAIAAGFGQHITKPVEPAKLVRAIANLIYSRS from the coding sequence ATGATGCTGAAAGTATCCGAAAAATTTTTGATAATCCGCTCTTGGTTACTAACCTATGGCGTGATGATTCTGGCAGTCATAGCGGCGCTGCTGGTTACACAATTATTGCTACCAGTTTTTGATCCGAGCGTATTTACATTATTTTATGCTGCTGTGGCAGTCAGCGCCTGGTACGGCGGCATGATACTTGGAGTATTAGCGATCGCATTATCTGTTACAACTGCGCTGTATTTTTTGCTGGAGCCAGTCTACTCGTTCGATTTTCTCAGCCTAAACGTTTTAGTACAATTAACCACATTCTCACTAGTATCCTTCTTAATTACCGCCCTATCTTCAGAGTTGCGAACTGCCAGACGTAAGGCTGAGACAAGCCTGAAATTGTTGCAAAATAGCGAAATGCGGTTTAGTCGCCTCGCAGAATCCAACATCATTGGAGTCATTGTTACTGATATTAAGAACGGTTCGATTATAGAAGCAAATGATGCTTTTCTAAAAATGGTCGGCTATACGCGAGAAGATTTGGCGGCTAACCAAATGAACTGGCGTGAAATTACCCCACCTGAGTATCTTCTATTGAGTGAGCGTTCAGTGGAAGAACTGAGAACAACCGGAGTCTGTAAACCCTTTGAGAAGGAATATATCTGCAAAGATGGCACAAGAGTTTGCGTTTTGCTCGGTTCTGTCCTGGTAGAAGACAACGAAGAAACTGTCATTGGCTTTGTTGTTGATTTGAGCGAACGCAAACAAGCCGAACAAATCTTGCGGGAGAAGGAAGAACGTCTGAGGTTAGCTAACGAACGTTTTCAGTTAGCAGCATCGGCGGTTAACTGTCTTATTTATGACTGGAATGTAGAACAGGATACCGTTGAAAGAACCGATGGGTTAACCCGAATTTTGGGCTATTCTCTCGATATTGCAGAACCAACAGGTAATTGGTGGCGAGAACTTGTGCATCCAGAGGATTTGCAGCGCGTACAAGAGGAGTCGGCGATCGCTTTGGCAAATTGCGATCGCTATACTGCTGAGTATCGCATTCGCAACCAAGATAACCAGTACGTCTATGTACTAGATCAAGGAATAGTGGTGCAACGGGATGCTGATGGAAAAGCAGTACGCATTATTGGCAGCACTACAGATATTAGCGATGTCTACGACGAGCTTCGCTTACGCAAACAAGCAGAGAAAGCAGTCCAAGAAAGTGAAGAACGACTCAGGAGTTTTGTCAAAGCAAATATAGTTGGCATTATCTTTGGTGATGTGAATGGTAGTATCACTGAAGCCAACGACGAGTTCTTGAGAATTGTGGGCTATAGCCAAGCAGATATTCAGGCAGGTAGACTAAAGTGGAGTGATATTACGCCTCCTGAGTATCAATATTTAGATGAACTGGCTATTGCTGAGGCAACAGTAAAGGGAACCTGTACACCTTATGAGAAGGAATGTATTCGCAAAGATGGTTCTATTGTCCCAGTTGTAGTTGGCTACTCTCTTTTAGGAGAATCTGGGCAGAAATCAGTTGCATTTATTCTTGATATTAGTGACCTCAAGCAAGCTAAAAAAGCGCTGAGTCAGAGTCAAGAGCAATTTCAAGCTTTTATGGACAATATTCCCGCCGCAGCATGGATTACCAATGCAGACGGGCGTATACTTTACCTCAGTCCAACTTATCTGACCATATTTGATGTAGCAACCAAAAAAGCGATTAATAAAAACATTTTTGACCTATATCCAGCCCAAATAGCTCAACCCTTACTTGATAACATTCGAATAGTTGCCCAAACGAATCAGGTTGTTGAAACCATCGAGTCTGCCCCACGCACAGATGGCACTCTAGGGGAATTTTTAGTATATAAATTTCCCATTGCAAATGCGACAGGGCAACGTCTAGTAGGAGGGGTTGCAGTTGACATCACCGAACGCGAACGCATCCTTCGTGAACGCCAGCTTGCAGAACTTGCTTTGCAAGAGCGCAGTGAAAGGCTCAAACTGCTCTCAGAAACCACCAGTGATTTGCTTTCAACCGAGCGTCCGTTGGATTTAATGAACAGTTTGTTTAATAAACTTTCGGCGCAAATGGATTTACATTTTTACTTCCACTATCTAATTGAGACACACGAAAATCAGCAGAAACTTCGGTTAGTAGCTTGGAATGGTATTACTGATGAAGTATTTCAAGCAATTGAATACCTGGAATTTAATCAAGGGATGTGCGGACTAATAGCGCAAGAACGCCGTCAAATTGTCGTCAATAATGTGCTGAACTCTACTCATCCAAATGCCCACATCCTCAAGTCTTTGGAAATCACAGCATACGCCGGTCAACCGTTAATTGCTCAGGGAAAGCTGCTTGGTGTCCTCTCCTTTGCCAGTCGCACCCGTACCCACTTTACCTCTGGGGAGATTGCTCTACTACAAGCAACTTCCGATCAGATAGCGGTTGCTTTGGAACGCGCCGAGTTAATGACTTCGTTACAGCGACGCAAAGAAGAATTGATCCAAGCAAACCGGATTAAAGATGAATTTTTGGCGGTTCTTTCCCACGAACTTCGCACGCCGCTAAACCCGATTTTGGGATGGTCAAAGTTACTGCAAACTAAAAAGTATGATGAAGCAACCACTACTCGCGCTCTCGAAACCATTGAGCGTAATGCCAAGCTTCAGACTCAATTAATTGAAGATTTGCTGGATGTCTCTCGCATTTTACAAGGTAAACTGAGTTTGAATATTGCTCCTGTAAATCTGGAAACTGCGATCGCATCTGCAATAGAAACTGTACGTCTAGCCGCCCAAGCTAAATCTATCAATTTGCAATTTACGATTTTAGACTTTCCTGCGGAACACTACGCAAACGATTTTGGATTAGAAAATTCTCACGGAAATTTAGAATCTATCGATTTTAACTCCCAAATCCAAGTTGCGCTTCCAGCATCCCAAAGGTGCGATTCAAAATTCCTAGTAACTGGTGATTCTGGTCGATTGCAGCAAGTTATCTGGAATTTACTTTCCAATGCGATTAAGTTTACACCGCAAGGTGGAGAGGTAGAAATTAGTTTACAGTCTGTTGGTTCTCAGGTTCAACTTCGAGTCAGTGATACAGGTAAGGGAATTAGCCCAGATTTTTTACCATTCGTATTTGACTACTTCCGACAAGCTGATGGTGCAACTACCAGAAAATTCGGGGGATTGGGATTAGGATTAGCTATTGTTCGTCATATCGTCGAGCTACATGGAGGCACAGTTAAGGCAGAAAGTTTAGGCGAAGAACAGGGAGCAACTTTTACAGTCATGCTACCAACGATTAAGATTCACCCAGATAGCCACCAGATTCGTATACAACCTGATGATTTGCCCAATCTAAATGGGGTAAAAGTTCTACTTGTGGATGATGAGCGTGATACGCGAGAGTTAATTGCTTTCATTTTGGAGCAATCTGGCGCGGTGGTAAATCAGACAGCATCGGCTGTGGAAGCATTACAAACTATGCCTCAGTTCCAACCAAATCTGCTGTTAAGCGACATTGGAATGCCAGAAATAGACGGCTATATGCTGATGCGTCAAATCAGAGCAATGTCACCAGAACAAGGAGGGACAATTCCAGCGATCGCTCTTACAGCTTATGCTGGTGAGGCTGACTACCAACAGGCAATCGCCGCCGGATTTGGGCAGCATATCACCAAACCTGTAGAGCCAGCTAAATTAGTTCGAGCGATCGCAAACCTAATTTATAGTCGTAGCTGA
- a CDS encoding helix-turn-helix domain-containing protein — MELKKPLKISDLIRELRQQLDLSQEKFAAKLGVSLRTVNRWENGSTVPSQMALKLIEEMLQKMGEPGKRLLNEYLLKAEQREDS, encoded by the coding sequence ATGGAACTAAAAAAGCCACTAAAAATTTCAGATTTAATCCGTGAACTTCGGCAGCAACTGGATCTTTCTCAGGAAAAATTTGCAGCCAAGTTAGGAGTTTCCCTGCGAACAGTCAATCGCTGGGAGAACGGATCTACAGTGCCTTCGCAGATGGCACTAAAGCTGATTGAAGAAATGTTACAGAAGATGGGCGAACCAGGCAAAAGACTACTGAACGAGTATCTCCTGAAAGCGGAGCAACGGGAGGACTCTTAA
- a CDS encoding IS4 family transposase encodes MGKHQSVSIRQISKNRAEQIGYYRFLENKSVTVGELVRSLSDHCVSHVEGKHILAISDTSEINLQSHVGRLEALGLGVVGNNRDIGFYIHPTLVLDAANGFPLGISTVKLWTRDINHQDKHERNYSQLPIEEKESYKWLRSADETQQCINVGEAKMITHIGDRESDMYEEFVTVANQDNHVLVRARIDRRLVGKTSSFYTYLNQQPSEGTYTVDVPADARTSRTAREALLIVRRAMVKIQRPDKLNGQDYPPSVTLYAVEAVEVNPPPGQAPIHWRLLTTHQVVCLEQALQVIRWYTWRWRIEQLFATLKTAGLNLEATQLESIAAIQRLTVLALSVAVRILQLIQGRDNPNLPATVAFSHEQQHCLSSISPTLEGKTQLQQNPYLPSSLPWATWIIARLGGWSGYKSQKPPGITTLVRGLEQFESTFFGWKLALGKLVCTP; translated from the coding sequence TTGGGAAAACATCAATCAGTCAGCATTCGACAAATAAGTAAAAATAGAGCCGAACAAATAGGATACTATCGGTTTTTGGAGAATAAGAGTGTGACAGTAGGGGAATTAGTGCGAAGCCTATCAGATCACTGCGTATCTCATGTAGAAGGAAAGCATATATTAGCTATCAGTGATACCAGCGAAATTAACTTGCAGTCTCATGTAGGCAGGTTGGAAGCTTTGGGTCTAGGTGTAGTAGGAAACAATAGGGATATAGGATTTTATATTCATCCCACACTAGTATTAGATGCAGCAAATGGATTTCCCTTGGGGATAAGTACAGTAAAACTGTGGACTAGAGATATCAACCATCAAGATAAACATGAACGAAACTATAGCCAATTGCCAATAGAGGAGAAAGAATCATACAAATGGCTGCGTTCAGCTGATGAAACTCAACAGTGCATCAATGTTGGTGAAGCCAAAATGATTACCCATATCGGCGACCGAGAAAGTGATATGTATGAGGAATTTGTGACAGTCGCAAATCAAGACAATCATGTATTGGTCAGAGCGCGCATTGACCGTCGCCTGGTGGGAAAGACCTCATCATTTTATACATACTTAAACCAACAGCCGAGCGAGGGGACTTACACAGTAGATGTCCCAGCAGATGCACGCACTAGTAGAACCGCAAGAGAGGCATTATTAATTGTTCGCCGTGCAATGGTGAAAATTCAACGTCCAGATAAATTGAATGGACAAGATTATCCTCCGAGTGTGACACTTTATGCCGTGGAAGCCGTGGAGGTCAACCCACCACCAGGTCAAGCACCGATTCATTGGCGATTGCTCACCACCCACCAAGTTGTTTGTTTAGAACAAGCTTTACAGGTGATTCGATGGTACACCTGGCGATGGCGAATTGAACAACTTTTTGCCACCCTCAAAACTGCTGGTTTAAATCTCGAAGCTACCCAATTAGAATCGATTGCTGCCATTCAACGACTGACTGTATTAGCTTTGTCAGTCGCCGTGCGAATTTTACAACTGATTCAGGGACGGGATAACCCTAATTTACCTGCTACTGTTGCTTTTTCACACGAGCAACAGCATTGCTTGTCTAGCATTTCACCAACTTTAGAGGGGAAAACTCAATTGCAACAAAATCCCTATCTTCCTTCCTCTCTTCCTTGGGCTACTTGGATTATTGCTCGGCTTGGTGGTTGGTCTGGTTACAAGTCTCAAAAACCTCCCGGTATTACTACTTTGGTTCGCGGTCTTGAGCAATTTGAATCCACCTTTTTTGGGTGGAAACTCGCTCTGGGCAAACTTGTGTGTACACCGTAG
- a CDS encoding lysophospholipid acyltransferase family protein, which yields MINQHSQNLLDTQLENAPGEGYIFSWFDWFCLWYPPGWLILFNRHWQHYHTDIDGWNWPEYGLFLIPGGFYLAMLIRWLRLGFRSPRKELGEFDPKYQQAFRKEVLGPIVKYYFRGELKQVENLPQTGPLIVVMNHAGMSFPWDFLTLGYLLSEARGWVVQPVASPALFDHPWVIWWLPPKWSQVLGGVRAELDNFEAAMAQDKIILYAPEGIRGPLKGWKRRYQLEKFDVSFVKLSDRYHIPILPVVCIGSEFLHPWAVNFQKLQRLVKLPFLPVSPLMFALILFPSMGIWAMRTRLHYYIQPLEPAELHNSNKGRTEAYQQAQQLREKLQFKINSETIDRVNIS from the coding sequence TTGATTAATCAACACTCCCAAAACCTCCTCGATACTCAACTGGAAAATGCACCAGGTGAAGGCTATATATTTAGCTGGTTTGATTGGTTTTGTCTTTGGTACCCTCCAGGCTGGCTAATTTTATTTAACCGCCATTGGCAGCACTATCATACCGATATAGACGGTTGGAATTGGCCCGAATATGGATTATTTTTAATTCCTGGCGGATTTTATCTAGCGATGCTGATTCGCTGGTTGCGTCTTGGTTTCCGTTCACCGCGAAAAGAACTTGGTGAATTTGATCCCAAATATCAACAAGCTTTTCGCAAAGAAGTTCTCGGCCCCATCGTCAAATACTATTTTCGGGGAGAATTAAAACAAGTCGAAAACTTGCCGCAAACAGGGCCATTGATTGTGGTAATGAATCACGCAGGGATGAGTTTTCCTTGGGACTTTTTGACTTTGGGTTATTTATTAAGTGAAGCTAGAGGATGGGTGGTACAACCCGTAGCAAGCCCAGCATTATTTGATCATCCTTGGGTTATTTGGTGGCTACCACCTAAATGGTCGCAGGTTTTGGGTGGTGTGCGAGCCGAATTAGATAATTTTGAGGCAGCTATGGCCCAAGATAAAATTATCTTATATGCACCAGAAGGTATCCGTGGCCCTCTGAAAGGTTGGAAAAGACGCTATCAACTAGAAAAATTTGATGTGAGTTTTGTTAAGTTGAGCGATCGCTATCATATTCCCATTCTCCCAGTAGTTTGCATCGGGAGTGAGTTTTTACATCCCTGGGCTGTTAATTTCCAGAAATTGCAACGACTAGTCAAATTACCATTCTTACCTGTATCGCCTTTGATGTTTGCCTTAATTCTGTTTCCTTCAATGGGAATTTGGGCAATGAGGACTCGCTTGCATTACTATATTCAGCCTTTAGAACCAGCAGAATTACACAATTCAAACAAAGGGCGGACAGAAGCTTATCAGCAAGCACAACAATTACGAGAAAAACTGCAATTTAAAATTAATTCAGAGACTATTGATCGAGTAAATATATCTTAA
- a CDS encoding GNAT family N-acetyltransferase, translating to MRLRIYQISDTEEIMKLFYDTIHEVNIHDYTQEQVDAWAPANMDIDLWIKGLSSKFTYVAEENSKIIGFGELEANGHIDRFYCHKDFQRKGIGKKILEQLESKAKALGIERLFTEASITAKPFFESQNFIVVKQQEVERRGQKLTNFIMEKSI from the coding sequence ATGAGATTAAGAATATACCAAATATCTGATACCGAAGAAATTATGAAGTTGTTCTACGACACTATTCATGAAGTGAATATTCATGATTACACACAAGAACAAGTAGATGCTTGGGCACCAGCAAATATGGATATCGACCTTTGGATTAAAGGTTTATCAAGTAAGTTTACTTATGTAGCAGAGGAGAATAGTAAAATTATCGGTTTTGGGGAATTAGAGGCTAATGGCCATATTGACCGTTTTTACTGTCATAAAGATTTTCAAAGAAAAGGGATTGGGAAAAAAATCTTAGAGCAGCTTGAATCCAAAGCAAAAGCTTTAGGAATTGAAAGGTTATTTACAGAAGCTAGTATTACAGCTAAACCGTTTTTTGAAAGCCAGAATTTTATTGTTGTGAAACAGCAAGAGGTGGAACGGAGAGGGCAAAAGCTGACAAATTTTATTATGGAAAAATCAATTTAA
- a CDS encoding DUF6464 family protein, producing the protein MLKTLLVIAVGFLPSLISLWAIRKTHARSRLRMRQAAMNFSVVQGRQNLRPVDSDRYYLEGVGYLIGDISCKFNARSGYMRCAVNPDGPCNGCRHYEPKGLPGSEKGV; encoded by the coding sequence GTGTTAAAGACACTTTTAGTAATTGCCGTTGGTTTTTTACCGTCCCTGATTTCTCTGTGGGCGATCCGCAAAACCCATGCGCGATCGCGCCTACGGATGAGGCAAGCAGCCATGAATTTTTCAGTAGTGCAGGGACGGCAAAACCTTAGACCGGTTGACAGCGATCGCTATTATTTAGAAGGGGTAGGTTATTTAATTGGCGATATCAGCTGCAAATTTAATGCCCGCTCTGGTTATATGCGTTGTGCTGTCAATCCCGATGGCCCATGTAACGGTTGCCGTCACTACGAACCCAAAGGATTACCTGGTAGCGAAAAAGGGGTTTAA